One region of Streptomyces davaonensis JCM 4913 genomic DNA includes:
- a CDS encoding DUF5131 family protein: MGDRSTIEWTEATWNPTTGCDRISPGCDNCYALTLSRRLKAMGVAKYQTDGDPRTSGPGFGLTPHPDALTIPRQWKAPRMVFVNSMSDLFHAKVPLDFVRQVFQVIAETPQHTYQLLTKRARRLRRVAGDLDWPSNLWMGVSVEDADHLDRVDDLRQVPAAVRFLSCEPLLGPLTGLHLGGIGWVIAGGESGPHHRPVQEEWLVDIRDACNDAGVPFFFKQWGGRSPKSGGRELDGATWDEMPPRLPVAAH; this comes from the coding sequence ATGGGCGATCGCAGCACAATCGAGTGGACCGAGGCGACCTGGAATCCCACCACAGGATGCGACCGGATCTCCCCCGGGTGTGACAACTGCTACGCCTTGACGTTATCCAGGCGCCTCAAGGCCATGGGTGTTGCCAAGTACCAGACTGACGGGGATCCCAGGACATCAGGCCCGGGCTTCGGCCTCACCCCTCACCCAGACGCGCTGACCATTCCCCGTCAGTGGAAGGCCCCACGGATGGTCTTCGTCAATTCCATGAGCGACCTCTTCCACGCCAAGGTCCCCCTGGACTTCGTCCGGCAGGTCTTCCAGGTGATTGCCGAGACCCCCCAGCACACGTACCAGCTACTGACCAAGAGAGCCCGCAGGCTGCGACGCGTGGCCGGCGATCTCGACTGGCCCTCCAACTTGTGGATGGGCGTCTCCGTCGAAGATGCAGATCACCTGGATCGAGTCGACGACCTTCGACAAGTTCCCGCTGCCGTGCGCTTCCTGTCCTGTGAGCCGCTGCTCGGTCCACTTACCGGTCTGCACCTGGGCGGCATCGGCTGGGTTATTGCCGGCGGGGAGTCCGGGCCCCACCATCGGCCCGTGCAGGAGGAGTGGCTGGTGGACATCCGCGACGCCTGCAACGACGCTGGAGTGCCTTTCTTCTTCAAGCAATGGGGTGGCCGCAGCCCGAAGTCAGGGGGCCGCGAACTCGACGGAGCGACCTGGGACGAGATGCCACCCCGACTGCCTGTCGCAGCCCATTAA
- a CDS encoding TIGR02391 family protein produces MRQQLEAFINLAARYEATERPGDYIGDEGLYAQLHRVEPTVKRILRLLDPELPDKINIDQMAGVAMARNEVQRGLGILADMDDWATRLLPDAPSLPADRLHPWVWEPAAPLWAAEARQDAVLAAARTVNRRLQQKLNRHDIGETDLCMQSFDLKEPVAGKPRLRFPGGRNTPTWRARQEGAKYLAAGAFLAIRNVAAHEDVVTWSEQEALEHLATLSVLARWIEECTVESAT; encoded by the coding sequence ATGCGGCAGCAGCTTGAGGCGTTCATCAACCTGGCCGCTCGCTACGAGGCCACCGAGCGTCCCGGAGACTACATCGGCGACGAGGGCCTGTACGCGCAACTCCACCGAGTCGAACCCACTGTCAAGCGAATCCTGCGTCTGCTGGATCCCGAACTGCCCGACAAGATCAATATTGATCAGATGGCCGGCGTCGCCATGGCCCGTAACGAAGTTCAGCGTGGTTTGGGCATCCTTGCCGACATGGATGACTGGGCGACTCGGCTGCTGCCGGACGCCCCAAGCTTGCCCGCCGACCGGTTGCACCCCTGGGTCTGGGAGCCGGCCGCGCCGCTGTGGGCTGCGGAGGCCCGGCAGGATGCCGTTCTCGCTGCTGCTCGGACCGTCAACCGTCGACTTCAGCAGAAGCTGAATCGCCACGACATCGGCGAGACCGACCTGTGCATGCAGAGCTTCGACTTGAAGGAGCCCGTGGCCGGGAAACCCCGACTGCGTTTCCCCGGCGGCCGCAATACGCCGACCTGGCGTGCTCGCCAGGAAGGGGCCAAGTATCTTGCCGCTGGTGCCTTCCTGGCGATTCGCAACGTGGCCGCTCACGAAGACGTGGTGACGTGGTCCGAGCAAGAGGCGCTGGAGCACCTGGCGACCCTGAGCGTTCTCGCCCGCTGGATCGAGGAATGCACGGTGGAGTCCGCCACCTGA
- a CDS encoding three-Cys-motif partner protein TcmP yields MAVPKEAVWERDPHTAAKHDLLKRYLEAWAPILLSRLDVISYAEGFAGAGVYKQGEPGSPVIAYEVFADALHRFPKRMRVILMEEDARRVKELQRQMELVRSRQTDNITNRIDVDIRHGDFHPALLQKLRGIGALGKPLFVLLDSFGGPDIPFSLLQELGRHPSTEVMVTFEPSFLTRFAEKHDGHRQLGDEAFGSQEWQGVFQQSPSGKFTFLREQYRNTLRQAGFTHTLYFEMVDEGGRMLYLIFGTQHERGLEKMKDAMWKVDPSYGVRYRDPRDTQQQMLDLVFEPDTAPLRRILHDFISETPGGRTIPELKRYALLETVYRPAQVIETVRQLREAGAVTTEPRAINAKTRVSLAATPPTTRPSAEQGALW; encoded by the coding sequence GTGGCCGTACCGAAGGAAGCCGTGTGGGAACGCGATCCACACACGGCGGCCAAACATGACTTACTGAAGCGGTACTTGGAAGCCTGGGCACCGATCCTGCTGTCACGGCTCGACGTGATCAGCTACGCCGAAGGCTTCGCGGGTGCCGGCGTCTACAAACAGGGCGAGCCCGGCTCCCCGGTCATCGCTTACGAAGTCTTCGCCGACGCTCTGCACAGGTTCCCGAAACGTATGCGCGTGATCCTCATGGAGGAGGACGCCCGGCGCGTCAAAGAGTTACAGCGCCAGATGGAGCTCGTCCGCTCCAGGCAAACGGACAACATCACCAACCGAATAGACGTCGACATACGTCACGGAGATTTCCACCCGGCCCTCTTGCAGAAGCTGCGGGGCATCGGCGCGTTGGGGAAGCCTCTCTTCGTGCTGCTGGACAGCTTCGGCGGACCCGACATCCCCTTCTCGCTCCTCCAGGAGCTGGGGCGCCATCCCAGCACGGAAGTGATGGTGACCTTCGAGCCCAGCTTCCTCACCCGGTTCGCCGAGAAGCACGACGGCCACCGCCAGCTCGGCGACGAAGCCTTCGGCAGCCAGGAGTGGCAAGGCGTCTTCCAGCAGTCTCCCTCAGGCAAGTTCACCTTCCTGCGCGAGCAGTACCGGAACACGCTGCGCCAGGCAGGCTTCACGCACACGCTGTACTTCGAGATGGTCGACGAGGGCGGCAGGATGCTCTACCTGATCTTCGGCACCCAGCACGAACGGGGGCTGGAGAAGATGAAGGACGCCATGTGGAAGGTGGACCCTTCCTACGGCGTCCGCTACCGCGACCCCAGGGACACCCAACAGCAGATGCTTGATCTCGTATTCGAACCGGATACGGCTCCGCTGCGACGGATCCTGCACGACTTCATCTCCGAAACGCCCGGCGGGCGAACCATCCCCGAGCTCAAGCGATACGCCCTCTTGGAAACCGTCTACCGGCCCGCCCAAGTGATCGAGACCGTCCGGCAGCTGCGTGAGGCGGGCGCCGTGACGACGGAACCTCGTGCCATCAACGCCAAGACGCGAGTGAGCCTGGCGGCGACGCCGCCCACTACCCGTCCGTCAGCCGAGCAAGGCGCCCTCTGGTGA